In one Candidatus Neomarinimicrobiota bacterium genomic region, the following are encoded:
- a CDS encoding penicillin acylase family protein, with protein MIQKSIHCLSLSALVSFSAVAQSPPSDLEFKVKGLQENVEILVDRWGVSHIYAKNERDLFLAQGFNAARDRLFQFEVWRLQATGTVSEVTGKQDIERDHGTRLFQFRHDIMDEMLHYHPRGNTIITAYVDGVNEYIRQTQINRDLLPIEFDILGIRPQKWTSEVVISRHQGLLGNIVSELRYGRQVAKFGPELVKELNWFHPWGEPVIALDSKINGDLLSQDILGLYNAFRRTVDFKPEHVVERFRNNEKTSTIPETAEFAFIPEENIESIGSNNWIISGKRSSSGYPMMANDPHRVQAVPSLRYIVHLNAPGWNVIGGGEPEIPGISIGHNGYGAWGLTVFRTDGEDLYVYDTNPSNPNEYQYKDNWEEMTSIKEKIKVKGSKDVSIELKYTRHGPVVYEDKKNNKAYAVRSAWMDVGGSPYLASLRMNQAQSWDEFRDACNYSNIPGENMIWADREGNIGWQAVGIAPIRQNWSGLVPVPGDGSYEWDGYLEIIKKPHVHNPEKGFFGTANSNLTDQDYPYRKEAIAWEWSDPFRSNRINEILDNDARVTLSDMAALQTDYFSVPASELVPLLKRVTSANWLTEKARKMLLEWNFRLEPQSIESGIYIAWQRQLRNAVRDVVVPDEAKENFSFLSMKKTLDWIQSPDGRFGENPIADRDELLLSSLEKAVSNLSEKFTRNPSKWTYGQMDYKHITLKHPLSNAVNSETREAINVGPAVRGGDSYTINNTGGRNNQSSGASFRILVDTENWDRTLAMNNPGQSGDPESPFYNNLFQEWSTDGFFPLFYSKEKIVSVTAQRIVLKPKN; from the coding sequence ATGATACAGAAGTCTATTCATTGTCTTTCGCTTTCAGCTTTAGTCTCATTCAGTGCTGTTGCACAGTCACCACCATCTGATCTGGAATTCAAAGTTAAAGGGTTACAGGAAAATGTAGAGATCCTTGTGGATCGCTGGGGTGTCAGTCACATCTATGCAAAGAATGAAAGAGACCTGTTTTTGGCTCAGGGATTTAATGCAGCAAGGGACCGGCTTTTTCAATTTGAGGTATGGCGATTACAGGCAACGGGAACCGTTTCCGAAGTAACCGGAAAACAAGATATTGAAAGAGACCACGGCACAAGACTCTTCCAATTCAGGCATGACATCATGGATGAAATGCTTCATTACCATCCTCGGGGTAACACAATAATCACGGCTTATGTAGATGGTGTGAACGAATATATCAGGCAAACACAGATCAACCGCGATCTGTTACCCATTGAGTTCGACATACTTGGAATCCGCCCTCAAAAATGGACGTCTGAAGTGGTTATTTCTCGCCATCAGGGACTTCTGGGGAATATAGTCAGTGAACTCAGATACGGTAGGCAGGTTGCTAAATTTGGACCCGAACTGGTGAAGGAGTTAAACTGGTTTCATCCCTGGGGTGAACCGGTTATCGCTCTTGATTCTAAAATTAACGGGGATTTACTCTCTCAAGACATTCTGGGTCTTTACAACGCGTTCCGCCGCACTGTTGACTTTAAGCCTGAACATGTGGTCGAAAGATTTCGTAATAATGAAAAAACTTCAACAATACCGGAAACAGCGGAGTTCGCATTCATTCCTGAGGAAAATATTGAATCCATCGGAAGTAACAACTGGATAATCAGCGGCAAACGGTCGTCAAGCGGTTATCCTATGATGGCTAACGATCCGCACCGAGTTCAAGCCGTCCCCTCTTTAAGATATATAGTACATCTCAATGCACCCGGGTGGAATGTAATTGGCGGGGGAGAGCCTGAAATCCCCGGCATTTCTATCGGTCATAATGGATATGGTGCTTGGGGACTCACTGTTTTCAGAACGGACGGTGAAGACCTGTATGTCTATGATACCAATCCCAGCAATCCCAATGAATACCAATATAAAGATAATTGGGAAGAAATGACCTCCATCAAAGAGAAGATCAAGGTAAAAGGGTCGAAGGATGTTTCCATTGAATTGAAATACACTCGTCACGGACCCGTAGTGTATGAAGATAAAAAGAACAATAAAGCGTATGCTGTTCGTTCAGCCTGGATGGATGTTGGCGGATCTCCCTATCTTGCTTCACTACGGATGAACCAGGCGCAGAGTTGGGATGAGTTCCGTGACGCCTGTAACTACAGCAATATCCCCGGTGAAAATATGATCTGGGCGGATCGGGAAGGAAATATAGGGTGGCAAGCTGTGGGAATCGCACCTATTCGACAAAACTGGAGCGGTCTTGTTCCTGTCCCCGGTGATGGATCTTATGAATGGGACGGATATCTTGAAATTATAAAAAAACCTCATGTCCACAACCCTGAAAAGGGATTTTTTGGTACGGCTAACAGCAACCTTACTGATCAGGATTATCCATATCGGAAAGAGGCTATTGCATGGGAGTGGTCTGATCCTTTCAGAAGTAACCGGATTAACGAAATATTGGATAACGATGCCCGTGTGACTCTTTCAGATATGGCCGCCCTCCAAACAGATTACTTTTCGGTTCCGGCTAGTGAACTGGTTCCTCTTTTAAAGAGAGTTACTTCAGCAAACTGGCTTACCGAAAAAGCGAGAAAGATGCTTCTAGAATGGAATTTCCGTCTGGAACCTCAGTCTATAGAATCGGGAATATATATTGCATGGCAGAGACAATTGAGAAATGCCGTCCGTGATGTAGTGGTACCTGATGAAGCAAAAGAAAATTTCTCTTTCCTATCTATGAAAAAGACTCTCGATTGGATTCAATCACCGGATGGCCGCTTTGGTGAAAACCCTATTGCCGATAGAGATGAGCTTTTGCTTTCATCGTTGGAAAAAGCGGTATCAAACCTTTCAGAAAAGTTCACCCGTAACCCATCCAAGTGGACATACGGTCAGATGGATTACAAACATATTACCCTGAAACATCCACTCAGTAATGCCGTAAACAGTGAAACGAGGGAAGCTATTAATGTAGGACCCGCGGTCAGAGGGGGTGACAGCTATACCATAAATAATACGGGTGGCCGGAATAACCAATCTTCTGGTGCCTCATTTAGAATTCTTGTGGATACAGAAAATTGGGACAGGACACTTGCAATGAATAACCCCGGTCAATCAGGTGATCCTGAAAGCCCGTTCTATAATAATCTTTTCCAGGAATGGTCGACTGATGGTTTCTTCCCACTTTTTTACTCAAAGGAGAAAATAGTGTCGGTTACAGCTCAAAGGATCGTATTGAAACCGAAAAATTAA